The following coding sequences lie in one Metallumcola ferriviriculae genomic window:
- a CDS encoding S-layer homology domain-containing protein: MRKIFLLVLVFGLLLSSMPVMGASVPSTIITKEEAVNTVRQQLDVSDDYKLENVSFEERQEMEEQVWYLYFRKDDAENFGSVSVRIDAVSEEILSFDRYERQEGEGPAIITRDEAQQLAETVIKNYQPDKFKSLKLMENERDNSNTGSTRISFQFNRMIDGYLFPANGFSVTVDTSQKEVTAYRYQWSKDLVYADESSIITKEEAVNKFKDVDKTRLIYIMTRDKDNKEQGLKLVYTSELPNSGLIDAITGELVPREKIYQPYIYQQKVDGAGMKELANDESGRAAPQTIPDEGVISKEKAAAIAAKTLAPIADFKEMELSSASYYQYTNTDKKEWQLNWRTPFVEEEKPGRTQNVRAVLNAEDGSITRISYYKSPALQSSDEKAKGFSFKELKGLAGAVVNKVFPEKITQIQFVEQEDGYGLPRPVLQAEKLTTAINAERLINDIPFPENNISFRFDPETSELLSFNYQWQGIEVPAGAETISLEGAEDIYYQQAGLKIQYVRLQEDAKPLKDVLLTYGVKQHDFSYLDAVSGELLDYRGSKMPEEKNAAPLTDISGHWAERELNIMFDQGIIESSDGHFYPERQIKRQEAVKMLVLARGRTGEYDTVTFKDVPKDHPYHKYVEAAVRMGIIEKGDGYFHPENNISRQDFAVALVRFAGFDKVAELEGIFKVPFKDAGQIAPEKVGYVALTNGFKIMNGAGGYFRPQKLITRAETAISLYRAIGIGK; this comes from the coding sequence TTGCGAAAAATTTTTCTGTTAGTTCTAGTGTTTGGGCTGCTGCTAAGCAGTATGCCGGTAATGGGGGCGTCAGTACCTTCGACCATTATTACCAAGGAAGAAGCAGTGAACACTGTCAGGCAGCAACTGGATGTTAGTGATGATTATAAGTTGGAAAATGTTTCCTTTGAAGAACGTCAAGAAATGGAAGAGCAAGTATGGTATCTCTATTTTCGTAAAGATGATGCCGAGAATTTCGGCAGTGTTTCTGTAAGGATTGATGCGGTCAGTGAGGAAATTTTAAGCTTTGACCGGTATGAAAGGCAGGAGGGGGAAGGTCCGGCGATTATCACCCGCGATGAAGCCCAGCAATTGGCTGAAACTGTGATTAAAAATTATCAGCCGGATAAATTTAAATCGCTCAAACTTATGGAGAATGAACGGGATAATAGTAATACCGGCTCTACCCGTATCAGTTTCCAATTTAATCGGATGATTGACGGTTATCTTTTTCCGGCGAACGGTTTCAGTGTCACAGTAGATACCAGCCAAAAAGAAGTAACCGCATATCGCTATCAATGGAGCAAAGATTTGGTTTATGCGGATGAATCTTCAATAATTACTAAAGAAGAAGCGGTAAATAAATTTAAAGACGTGGATAAGACCAGGCTGATTTATATCATGACCCGGGATAAGGATAATAAAGAACAGGGATTGAAACTGGTATATACTTCGGAGCTTCCGAATTCGGGATTAATTGATGCCATTACCGGAGAATTGGTACCTAGGGAAAAAATATATCAGCCTTATATTTATCAGCAAAAAGTAGATGGTGCAGGTATGAAAGAGCTTGCCAATGATGAAAGCGGCAGAGCAGCCCCTCAAACCATTCCGGATGAGGGTGTCATCAGCAAAGAAAAAGCAGCGGCCATTGCTGCCAAGACGTTGGCGCCAATTGCTGATTTTAAAGAAATGGAACTGAGTTCCGCATCATATTACCAGTATACCAATACCGATAAAAAGGAATGGCAGCTCAACTGGCGTACTCCATTTGTGGAAGAAGAAAAGCCCGGCAGGACTCAGAATGTGCGAGCCGTACTGAATGCAGAGGATGGCAGCATTACTAGAATCAGTTACTATAAATCGCCAGCACTTCAGTCCTCGGATGAGAAAGCCAAAGGATTTAGTTTTAAAGAGCTGAAAGGTCTGGCCGGTGCAGTGGTAAATAAGGTATTTCCCGAAAAAATAACTCAAATACAATTTGTCGAACAAGAAGATGGGTATGGATTACCGCGGCCGGTTTTACAGGCGGAAAAGCTGACCACCGCCATTAATGCTGAGCGGCTAATCAACGATATCCCCTTTCCGGAAAATAATATTAGTTTCCGGTTTGACCCGGAAACCAGTGAATTACTTAGTTTTAACTATCAATGGCAGGGAATAGAAGTACCTGCCGGAGCGGAAACGATTTCGCTTGAAGGTGCCGAAGATATCTATTATCAGCAGGCAGGCTTGAAGATCCAGTACGTACGATTACAGGAAGATGCTAAACCGTTAAAGGATGTTTTGTTAACATACGGTGTAAAACAACATGATTTTAGCTATCTTGATGCAGTCAGCGGCGAGCTATTGGACTACCGTGGCAGTAAGATGCCGGAAGAGAAAAATGCAGCTCCCCTGACAGATATCAGCGGGCATTGGGCTGAGCGAGAATTAAATATTATGTTTGATCAGGGTATCATTGAAAGCAGCGACGGCCATTTTTACCCTGAACGGCAAATCAAACGCCAAGAGGCAGTAAAAATGCTTGTGCTGGCCCGTGGACGTACAGGCGAGTATGATACGGTGACATTTAAAGATGTTCCCAAAGACCACCCTTATCACAAATATGTGGAAGCGGCAGTGCGGATGGGTATTATTGAAAAGGGTGATGGTTACTTTCATCCTGAAAACAATATTAGTCGACAGGACTTTGCCGTGGCTTTGGTCCGGTTTGCCGGTTTTGATAAGGTAGCCGAACTGGAGGGTATTTTTAAAGTCCCATTTAAGGATGCAGGCCAAATTGCCCCAGAAAAAGTTGGCTATGTAGCTTTGACCAATGGCTTTAAAATAATGAACGGTGCCGGTGGCTATTTTAGGCCGCAGAAATTAATTACCCGGGCAGAAACAGCAATATCGCTTTACCGAGCCATTGGCATTGGCAAATAA
- the ypeB gene encoding germination protein YpeB — protein sequence MYKKLSLVLTSVLVISLLGWGLHQYRSRRQIEQVLNAKYQQAFFNLLEHVEQSQVLLAKNLLTNSPDNQVTLLSDIWYESNSAQSSLGQLPVSQPFMDQTAKFLTQVGAYSQTLLGRVTLGNPLTPEQLDTLTAFHNNMGNLSLELQKMHRSLAEGNVTWQNLKKEAQEKLPEGETPPGEESFRTINQEIMQNQPVLIYDGPFSDHLEMTQPKGLTGKNISVSEAKQVLTSFTDLPVNNDGWRIKTRSNPGGKIPAYSFALTNGNINAAADISKTGGHVIWMTVSRSFAKPTLTPEQVKKAALSFMKERGFNKLTTSFMKLSRDTATVVLVPIEQDILIYPDQIKLEIALDNGQVTGYDALGYLMAHHRRNFPKALISKEGARSKLMNSFEVTGSRLALIPSASSKEVLAWEFRGKFHQDTFYIYINAVTGHEETIFQIFSSSQGQLAM from the coding sequence ATGTATAAAAAACTTTCCCTTGTTTTAACCTCAGTCTTGGTAATCAGTCTGTTGGGGTGGGGCTTACACCAATATCGAAGCCGTCGCCAAATTGAGCAAGTACTTAATGCAAAATACCAACAAGCCTTTTTTAATCTCTTGGAACATGTAGAGCAAAGTCAAGTACTGTTAGCCAAAAACCTACTTACCAATTCACCAGATAATCAGGTGACACTGTTAAGCGATATTTGGTATGAATCAAATTCCGCCCAGTCCAGCCTGGGACAGCTGCCTGTATCCCAACCGTTTATGGATCAAACGGCAAAATTCCTGACCCAGGTGGGTGCATACAGCCAAACTTTGCTTGGCCGCGTCACCTTAGGCAATCCATTAACCCCGGAACAATTGGATACATTAACGGCATTTCACAACAATATGGGCAATCTATCGCTAGAATTGCAAAAAATGCACCGTTCCCTTGCCGAAGGTAATGTGACCTGGCAAAATCTAAAAAAAGAAGCCCAAGAAAAACTACCTGAAGGTGAAACTCCTCCCGGTGAAGAAAGTTTCCGCACTATAAATCAAGAGATAATGCAAAACCAGCCAGTACTAATATATGACGGGCCTTTTTCCGATCATTTGGAAATGACCCAACCCAAAGGCTTAACAGGCAAAAATATCAGCGTAAGCGAAGCAAAACAAGTGCTGACAAGTTTTACCGATTTACCTGTAAATAATGACGGATGGAGAATTAAAACAAGATCCAACCCCGGCGGGAAAATTCCTGCCTATTCATTCGCCTTAACCAACGGAAATATAAATGCAGCGGCTGATATTTCCAAGACAGGCGGTCATGTAATCTGGATGACCGTATCAAGAAGTTTTGCCAAACCCACCCTAACACCAGAACAAGTAAAAAAAGCTGCACTCTCTTTCATGAAAGAACGAGGTTTTAATAAACTTACCACATCCTTCATGAAACTTTCTAGAGATACGGCAACTGTCGTTTTAGTTCCAATAGAACAGGACATTCTCATCTACCCAGACCAAATTAAACTGGAGATAGCACTAGATAATGGTCAAGTCACGGGATATGACGCATTAGGTTATCTGATGGCTCATCACCGCCGCAACTTCCCTAAAGCATTAATTTCCAAAGAAGGGGCCCGTTCAAAGCTGATGAACAGCTTTGAAGTTACGGGAAGCAGACTGGCTTTAATACCTTCGGCTTCAAGCAAAGAGGTGCTGGCTTGGGAATTTCGCGGTAAATTTCATCAAGATACATTCTACATTTATATAAATGCAGTTACCGGCCATGAAGAAACAATTTTTCAAATTTTCTCAAGCAGTCAAGGCCAACTTGCCATGTAG
- the sleB gene encoding spore cortex-lytic enzyme — protein sequence MRRQFLLVIFIIFASLCFYTIYAQAQYRPSLYYGSTGEDVSLVQQKLRDWGYYDGPIDGYYGGSTYEAVRLFQQKNGLRIDGVVGESTWQALGEAVKPVIYTKTSGISQNDDIYLLSQLISAEARAEPLEGQVAVGAVILNRIQSAAFPNTLAGVVFQPLAFEPVSNGTIYRSPVQESVRAAQLALNGWDPTYGALYFWNPNTATSRWIWSRTPVTTIGKHVFAR from the coding sequence ATGCGCCGCCAATTTCTTTTGGTTATATTTATTATTTTCGCAAGCCTTTGTTTTTATACGATATATGCCCAAGCCCAATATAGACCCAGCCTTTATTACGGCTCAACCGGGGAGGACGTCTCTTTAGTTCAGCAGAAATTACGCGATTGGGGTTATTATGACGGACCGATTGATGGGTATTATGGCGGTAGTACATATGAAGCGGTGCGTTTATTCCAACAAAAAAACGGGCTGCGCATTGATGGAGTGGTAGGTGAAAGCACCTGGCAGGCATTGGGCGAAGCAGTAAAACCGGTGATTTATACAAAAACCAGTGGCATTTCACAAAATGACGACATTTACCTGCTGTCCCAGCTAATCAGTGCCGAAGCTCGGGCAGAACCGTTAGAAGGACAAGTTGCGGTTGGTGCTGTTATTTTAAACCGGATCCAAAGTGCCGCTTTTCCTAATACACTGGCAGGTGTGGTTTTCCAACCCCTGGCATTTGAGCCGGTAAGTAACGGAACCATCTATCGCTCTCCAGTACAAGAATCAGTGCGGGCGGCCCAATTAGCCCTAAATGGTTGGGACCCCACTTACGGTGCCCTTTATTTTTGGAACCCTAATACTGCCACCAGCCGGTGGATTTGGAGCAGAACGCCGGTAACTACTATTGGTAAGCATGTCTTTGCCCGTTAG
- a CDS encoding small, acid-soluble spore protein, alpha/beta type gives MANKQSLMSDALKWELAKELGVNDIVATEGWGGVPSRQCGNLVKLAIQKAEQAMIQNSNQ, from the coding sequence ATGGCTAACAAACAAAGCCTGATGTCAGACGCATTGAAATGGGAACTAGCTAAGGAACTTGGCGTGAACGATATCGTCGCTACTGAGGGGTGGGGAGGCGTACCGTCACGTCAATGCGGTAACTTAGTGAAGCTGGCCATTCAAAAAGCGGAACAGGCCATGATCCAAAATTCGAACCAATAA
- a CDS encoding Ku protein, giving the protein MRSMWKGAVSFGLVNIPVKMYTATEIKNIKFNLLHKECKTPIQYHKVCPVCEKELSQDEIVKGFEYEKGKYVILEDEDFENLPLNTLKSIDILDFVNLNEIDPVYFMKSYFLAPGDYGEKAYQLLYTALEKTDKIAVAKVFLRSKESLAALRIYQEAIMLHTMFFPKEIRSVESLTELQQNIEVHENEIKMAVNLVNNLSASFNPEKYTSDYREAMMELIRSKIDKEEIATPARPQAPQVVDLMQALKQSVKAAKEENKKQVKTKQKKRA; this is encoded by the coding sequence ATGCGTTCAATGTGGAAAGGTGCTGTTTCGTTCGGTTTAGTGAATATACCTGTTAAGATGTATACGGCCACAGAAATCAAGAATATTAAATTCAACCTTTTGCATAAAGAATGTAAAACCCCCATCCAATACCATAAGGTTTGTCCAGTTTGTGAAAAGGAACTAAGCCAGGATGAAATAGTAAAAGGATTTGAATATGAAAAGGGCAAGTATGTGATTCTTGAAGACGAAGACTTTGAAAATTTGCCCCTTAATACGCTTAAGAGCATCGATATTTTGGACTTTGTTAATCTCAATGAAATTGACCCGGTTTATTTTATGAAATCGTACTTTCTTGCGCCGGGGGATTACGGTGAGAAAGCGTATCAACTGCTTTACACTGCCTTGGAAAAAACTGATAAAATTGCAGTGGCCAAAGTTTTTCTGCGATCCAAAGAAAGTTTGGCTGCGCTGAGAATCTACCAGGAAGCTATTATGCTTCATACCATGTTTTTTCCAAAAGAAATAAGGAGTGTAGAAAGTCTCACGGAACTCCAGCAAAATATAGAAGTGCACGAAAATGAGATAAAAATGGCAGTAAATTTAGTTAATAATTTGTCTGCTTCATTTAATCCGGAGAAATATACCAGTGACTATAGAGAAGCTATGATGGAATTAATCAGGTCCAAAATCGATAAAGAAGAAATCGCCACTCCTGCCCGTCCCCAGGCTCCTCAGGTTGTTGACTTGATGCAAGCCTTAAAGCAAAGTGTCAAGGCAGCTAAGGAAGAAAATAAAAAGCAGGTAAAGACAAAACAAAAGAAACGCGCCTGA
- the fdhD gene encoding formate dehydrogenase accessory sulfurtransferase FdhD — protein sequence MKQEYDIIRIHGEEKKNVADQVAVEAPITIFLNGREVVTFLCTPQFLADLAVGFLIGEGLIKDTADIIRIGVKKDQGLVEVEAKKENMIAGKTFGKRYLTSGCGKGTSFYGLMDSRQVHPITVKNQFKLEQIRRGIRVLQTDTALFKDTGGVHACALMGEDGLLVLREDIGRHNAADKVLGWLYHQKLDIEKVFFITTGRISSEILLKVAKTGISLLVSRSAPTSLAVEISREINMSMIGFMRGTRANIYVGEERVIL from the coding sequence GTGAAACAAGAATACGATATTATTAGAATTCATGGCGAGGAAAAGAAGAATGTAGCGGATCAAGTGGCAGTTGAAGCACCGATCACTATATTTTTGAACGGTAGAGAAGTGGTTACTTTTTTGTGTACACCACAATTTCTAGCAGATTTAGCTGTCGGTTTTCTTATCGGCGAAGGTCTTATTAAGGATACTGCCGATATAATCCGGATTGGGGTAAAAAAAGATCAAGGATTGGTAGAGGTTGAAGCTAAAAAGGAAAATATGATAGCTGGTAAAACCTTTGGCAAGCGTTACTTGACCAGCGGTTGTGGTAAAGGGACCAGTTTCTACGGTTTAATGGACAGCAGACAAGTACATCCCATAACGGTAAAGAATCAATTTAAGTTAGAACAAATCCGACGAGGTATTAGGGTTTTACAGACGGATACGGCTTTATTTAAAGATACGGGTGGAGTTCATGCTTGTGCGCTTATGGGTGAAGACGGGCTGTTAGTACTGCGAGAAGATATTGGTCGTCATAATGCTGCTGATAAGGTTTTGGGCTGGTTGTATCATCAAAAGTTAGATATAGAAAAGGTTTTTTTTATAACCACCGGTCGAATTTCTTCTGAGATATTGTTAAAAGTTGCCAAAACAGGTATTTCCCTGTTGGTTTCTCGTTCTGCACCTACTTCCTTAGCTGTAGAGATATCCAGAGAGATAAATATGAGCATGATTGGATTTATGAGAGGGACAAGGGCTAATATTTATGTCGGTGAGGAAAGAGTAATACTATGA
- a CDS encoding DUF1269 domain-containing protein, producing the protein MPKVLAVFKDQGSANEAVKALRNAGFDREISVLSKDENQQGNKNENNDTAMGMDSGAVGDGVTTGGVLGGLTGLAVGAGALVIPGLGPLIAAGPIAGLLSGAATGGVAGGLVDWGIPEEEGQQLEEDVRQGKTLVAVEANDRKKDEAVNLLRQFKGENIKVH; encoded by the coding sequence ATGCCAAAAGTTTTAGCTGTTTTCAAAGATCAAGGTTCTGCAAACGAGGCGGTAAAAGCTTTGCGAAACGCCGGGTTTGACCGAGAAATCTCAGTGCTGAGCAAAGACGAAAACCAACAGGGTAACAAAAACGAAAATAACGACACTGCTATGGGTATGGACAGCGGTGCTGTTGGTGACGGTGTTACTACCGGAGGTGTATTAGGCGGACTGACCGGACTAGCAGTTGGTGCCGGTGCACTGGTAATCCCCGGTCTTGGCCCACTAATCGCAGCAGGTCCCATTGCCGGTCTGCTTTCCGGAGCCGCTACCGGCGGCGTAGCCGGCGGCCTGGTGGATTGGGGAATTCCTGAAGAAGAAGGTCAACAATTGGAAGAAGATGTTCGCCAAGGTAAAACTTTGGTCGCCGTAGAAGCGAACGACCGTAAGAAAGACGAAGCAGTTAACTTGCTGCGTCAGTTTAAAGGCGAAAACATCAAAGTTCACTAA
- a CDS encoding geranylgeranyl reductase family protein translates to MEKNYFAVIAGAGPAGSFLARLLAQENRPVALLDKRQFPRYKPCGGGVSAKARKLLLDNGADYSHLIQDRVNTVVFTNRCQDPIEVKFDDAIIDMVMREELDHLLMQQAVQSGAEVFTPCKVLDMEQQHGKMLVKTSNGTFNTRYLIGADGANSLVSKRLNYKVKARLGFAVECELEDKCFPHYQGKVQLDHGHIDDGYGWVFPKKQAHLSVGIGSFSQKTKNYRRILDNFLEALELNPKINLIKGHLIPTPTHKKITLGKNNSLLIGDAAALADPLSGEGIYYALRSAILASESLLEENPASYSDKVSRCILPELMQAKKVARLIYTIPGTVHSLLKRDRELAKMLVEIVYGGEQYNNLLKQFIKNKLTINLA, encoded by the coding sequence ATGGAAAAAAATTATTTTGCGGTCATTGCTGGTGCCGGCCCTGCTGGTTCTTTTCTGGCTAGATTATTAGCACAGGAAAACAGGCCAGTGGCCCTATTGGATAAGCGTCAGTTTCCTAGGTATAAACCCTGCGGCGGCGGCGTCTCTGCAAAGGCAAGAAAATTGCTTTTAGACAACGGGGCAGATTATAGTCATTTAATTCAAGACCGGGTTAACACTGTAGTTTTTACTAATCGGTGCCAAGACCCGATAGAAGTTAAATTTGACGATGCCATTATCGACATGGTCATGCGCGAAGAACTGGACCACCTGCTGATGCAGCAAGCGGTTCAATCAGGTGCCGAGGTTTTTACCCCATGCAAGGTCCTGGACATGGAGCAGCAGCATGGGAAAATGCTGGTGAAAACTTCCAATGGTACCTTTAACACCCGCTACCTGATTGGTGCAGACGGAGCGAATAGTCTTGTAAGTAAACGTCTTAATTACAAGGTCAAAGCACGTTTGGGATTTGCCGTGGAGTGCGAATTAGAAGACAAATGTTTCCCACACTACCAAGGAAAAGTACAACTGGACCACGGTCACATCGATGACGGTTATGGCTGGGTTTTTCCCAAAAAACAAGCACATCTATCAGTAGGCATAGGTTCTTTTTCACAAAAAACAAAAAATTATCGTCGTATCTTAGATAACTTTTTAGAAGCCTTGGAATTAAACCCAAAGATTAATTTGATTAAGGGACACTTAATTCCTACCCCAACACACAAAAAAATAACCTTGGGTAAAAATAATTCGCTCTTAATCGGCGACGCGGCCGCTCTTGCCGACCCACTGTCCGGGGAAGGCATCTATTATGCGCTGCGCAGTGCAATATTAGCGAGTGAAAGCCTGCTTGAGGAAAACCCGGCTTCTTACTCGGATAAGGTAAGCCGCTGCATTCTTCCGGAATTAATGCAAGCAAAAAAAGTAGCGCGTCTTATCTATACCATCCCCGGTACAGTTCATAGCTTGCTTAAAAGAGATCGCGAGCTGGCTAAAATGTTAGTGGAAATCGTATATGGTGGAGAACAGTATAATAACCTCTTGAAGCAGTTTATTAAAAACAAATTAACTATTAATCTTGCCTGA